From a single Candidatus Poribacteria bacterium genomic region:
- a CDS encoding DUF433 domain-containing protein, with the protein MDVQDYFDFIDETSIRIKGHRVYIDEVLEERLQGKEPEEILRCFPKLPLEKIYATLLYYEANKTEVEAYLERVRQQKKKSDKEWQQTQVPTLMFVEERERLRKEREKQIAAGKFNPLWDEPA; encoded by the coding sequence ATGGATGTGCAAGACTATTTTGACTTTATTGATGAAACCAGCATCCGCATCAAGGGACACCGTGTCTATATTGACGAGGTGTTAGAAGAGCGTTTACAAGGCAAAGAACCTGAAGAAATTTTGCGCTGTTTCCCAAAACTGCCCTTAGAGAAAATCTACGCCACGCTTCTCTACTATGAGGCAAACAAAACCGAGGTAGAGGCTTACTTGGAACGGGTGAGGCAACAGAAAAAAAAATCAGATAAGGAATGGCAGCAAACCCAGGTACCTACCCTCATGTTCGTTGAAGAACGAGAACGCCTCCGAAAGGAGCGGGAGAAACAGATCGCTGCAGGAAAGTTTAACCCGCTGTGGGATGAACCTGCATGA